From the bacterium genome, the window TACGCCGAACTGCATGTCGCACTGCTCCGCCGTGGGAAAACTGTCGAATCGAAGGCACCATCAGAACGCGCTTCAGCTACTGATGAATTTGCAGGGGTTATGCCAGAATTGCGCGGTCTCTTGACAAGGGTGACGACCAGGGAGCAGCTTCACAGCCTTCACCAAGAGTTTATACTTCGGTTCAGACGCAAATATGGCAATCAGCCAAAGATCCTCGAGGGAGTATTAACTATGCTTGATAGGGAATTTATGCAGTACGAAATGAAATTGGATACTTGACCAATGCCAGCACTGCACCTGGGGGACAGTACTAAAGCAAGGCGCCCCGTCTTCCTTGATGATCGCAGCCGTTCGATGCATGTCCACCTTATTGGACGGACCGGCACGGGCAAGACGAGCTACATGGAACACATGATCCGGCAGGATATTGCGGCCGGACGTGGCGTGTGCGTCATTGACATGCTCGGCAACCTTTACCCCCGATTGGTGCAATTTTGCGCCTACTACAGTCGGTATGGCACCGGCGACCGCCTACGCCTATTCGACCCCAGCGACCCGCATTACTGTCCGGCATTGAACTATCTTGAGTACGACGGTGAGGGCGACACGGGCACGATCGCTGAGATGGTTATGGCTGGCATCGAGCGGGTGTACAAGCAGCAAAACGACGTGCGGCCCCTCTGGGAAACTTATGCCCCGCTCGTGTTCGGTCCGCTGATTAAGAAGAAATTGACCCTTCTCGAGGTTCCATTCTTCACGGACCCCAGCTTAGGAGATTTTCGCCAGCACGTCCTCGCAGACATTATGGATCCTGCTTTGCGGTTGGGGTGGTCGGTGTTTGATAGCCACAAACGCTACGATGATAAATTTCGGCTGATTATGGCCGTCTACAATCGAGGCATGCGATTCTGGCCAAATGAAACCATGCGCCGGATTGTTGGTCAGCCAACAAGTAGCATTAACTGGCGGACGGCCATGGATGACGGCCAGGTTGTACTCTGCAATCTCGGACAGACTGGTCGACTCAGTTCTAAAATGGCATCTCTTTTGGGCGTTATCCTTGTCCATCAAATCACTACAGCCGCACGCAATCGGCGCGGGACCGAATTACAGCCATTCACAGTGTACATAGACGAATTCGGGAAGATCGTCTGCCAAGATTTCACCGACGCGCTCGATTTGCTCCGGCAATTCGGTGTTTCCTTTGTGCTGGCCAACCAGCGCCTTGGTCAGCTCAAAACTGACATGGAGAATGACGACATCTACAGCTCTGTCATGGCCAACACACTGACCAAAATTAGCTTTTCGCTTGCCTACGATGATGCGGAAATTATGGCGCGGGAAATCTTTGCGCTCCAAATTCGCGGCGACGATATCAAGTACCAAGGCAAGCGCACCATGCTGATTCCCCAGCAAGACATAATCGAGCTACACGGTGAAAGTTCCGGATCCGGTAGCGTAGCTGGCGTGAGCATTACGACAGACCCAAATAGCGGTAGCTTTCTCATGGACTCGTTCCAGCGCTCGCAATCAGACAGTGATTCCCACGCTAGTTCGAACAGCAACAGCACGCACGAGGCAATCCAGACGACATTCGAACGCGAGTTGGAAGATGAAACGCCGGTGTTTACCTCCGTTGAGGAGAAGGTTAACCACTACAAGAATGAGATTGTCCGGCAGCCATTCCGGCACTGCAAGGTGAAGCTGCCGTACCGTGAGCCAATTTCCCTTGAGACGCCAACGGTTCCACTGTACCCAATCGCGCCTGAGCCACTGCTGGCATTCAAGGAGGAGGTCTACAAACGTATGCGGCTCCGGACGCAAAAGGAGGTTGATGCACTCATAGATGATCGTCTCCGGCACTACTTAGGACCCGAACGCTACGCCCAGCTCTACGGTCCCTCGAGCATGGAACAATTGGATGAACTGACGGAAGATAAATGGCAACAGCTATAAGTACTGAAATCAAGGGGAACATTGTATGAGCACTGCTTCAACGAATACTGACCCGCAACTTGCCTTTCGCATTATCGCCGTCCTTGTCGCTGTTGGCCTCGTTGTGTCGCTCTTTAGTGGACTTGTCGGCGTGTGGTTTGTCCTCGGCACCATTGCCGCCTTTGCTCTCATGAATCTCGGCCTGTCACCCAGTTGGCGCTGGGTAGGCAATGTCCTACTAATTATTTCTGTAGGCATTCGACTCACACAGGGGTTACCGCTCACAAAGAACGTGTTGGATAAGTCGCAAGAGCGTACGGATAACGAGCTTGCAAAGAAAGCCATGGAGCCGGGCGTCACGCAGGAGAACATTCGGATTCGTACCGCTCAGCGAGTAGATTCAATCAATGCTGCGAAACTCTCTGCAGCTTGGACCGACCTGTCCGGTCGTATTGCGAAAGATGATTTGACACAGGAAAATCAGCGCATTTACGACTCACTTCTTGAGGTCGAACGCCAGAGCAACGAGAACGTCCGCAAAATGGTACTTGGGCAGAAGATGCTGACGCCCGCAGAGCCTGCGAAGGTTGAGCG encodes:
- a CDS encoding type IV secretion system DNA-binding domain-containing protein, whose protein sequence is MPALHLGDSTKARRPVFLDDRSRSMHVHLIGRTGTGKTSYMEHMIRQDIAAGRGVCVIDMLGNLYPRLVQFCAYYSRYGTGDRLRLFDPSDPHYCPALNYLEYDGEGDTGTIAEMVMAGIERVYKQQNDVRPLWETYAPLVFGPLIKKKLTLLEVPFFTDPSLGDFRQHVLADIMDPALRLGWSVFDSHKRYDDKFRLIMAVYNRGMRFWPNETMRRIVGQPTSSINWRTAMDDGQVVLCNLGQTGRLSSKMASLLGVILVHQITTAARNRRGTELQPFTVYIDEFGKIVCQDFTDALDLLRQFGVSFVLANQRLGQLKTDMENDDIYSSVMANTLTKISFSLAYDDAEIMAREIFALQIRGDDIKYQGKRTMLIPQQDIIELHGESSGSGSVAGVSITTDPNSGSFLMDSFQRSQSDSDSHASSNSNSTHEAIQTTFERELEDETPVFTSVEEKVNHYKNEIVRQPFRHCKVKLPYREPISLETPTVPLYPIAPEPLLAFKEEVYKRMRLRTQKEVDALIDDRLRHYLGPERYAQLYGPSSMEQLDELTEDKWQQL